One part of the Amyelois transitella isolate CPQ chromosome 10, ilAmyTran1.1, whole genome shotgun sequence genome encodes these proteins:
- the LOC106136790 gene encoding synaptic vesicle glycoprotein 2C, protein MVANGTVKNGGKNEKVQAATLDEAMLMSGLGVYNILHMLLCGLILMGVIMQSLALGYVLPAAQCDLDLTLQQRGWIAAIPFMAMILTGYFWGWLADTRGRRPVLLYSMMTSFLLTVLVSFTPNMISFAVLQFLSAIFMSGSSAVAYTYLGEFNNLRHRDKMVAFGSAFVGIGTVVLPAISWLILPLDFAYYISFLNIYYRPWRLLVVACGIPYALSSIIMCFAPESPKFLTAAGRQEEVLAVMKTIYSVNYRMPKDTFGVETIIVDKQAATDEKLGVFRALLKSMREQTLPLFRAPLLPWTLLTCFVQFGIFATTNGFYVWFPTILNSVVNHDGGPMRICDVLAYNKHGNDTEVGCDDTMNTATFEQSIYIGLVFSSMYIIVGFLVDFIGKKLILIVVLSATGLCGIGAHFAANTQLAVILFAIFQMSGACIGLMNAVAVELFPTKYRAMAVCLCMMMGRAGSMVGSNLIGVFLQSNCGLSFYLFGGILIVNAAFCITLPNKKKNNSPAKEIPAEPTENETHEPV, encoded by the exons ATGGTGGCGAACGGGACAGTGAAGAATGGCgggaaaaatgaaaaagtacAAGCGGCAACGCTGGACGAGGCCATGTTGATGTCAG GTCTGGGAGTGTACAACATCCTGCACATGCTGCTATGTGGCCTCATTCTGATGGGGGTCATCATGCAGAGCCTCGCGCTTGGCTACGTACTGCCGGCTGCACAATGCGACCTGGACCTCACTCTTCAGCAACGGGGGTGGATAGCTGCCATCCCTTTTATGG CCATGATCCTGACGGGTTACTTCTGGGGGTGGCTAGCAGACACCCGCGGTCGCCGGCCAGTGCTGCTCTACTCCATGATGACGTCATTCCTGCTCACCGTCCTCGTCAGCTTCACGCCGAACATGATCAGTTTCGCTGTACTCCAATTCTTATCTGCTATatt CATGTCTGGCTCCTCAGCAGTAGCATACACCTACCTGGGTGAATTTAACAACCTTCGCCATAGAGACAAGATGGTTGCATTCGGATCTGCCTTCGTGGGAATTGGAACCGTTGTCTTGCCTG CAATATCCTGGCTGATCCTGCCCCTAGACTTCGCGTATTATATCAGCTTCCTGAACATTTACTACCGCCCGTGGCGCCTCCTGGTGGTTGCCTGTGGCATCCCTTATGCTCTCTCATCAATAATTATGTGCTTTGCACCGGAAAGTCCCAAGTTCCTGACCGCAGCTGGAAGGCAAGAGGAAGTCTTGGCAGTTATGAAGACCATTTATTCCGTCAACTATCGGATGCCTAAGGATACTTTTGGA GTGGAAACAATAATAGTAGACAAGCAAGCGGCCACTGACGAGAAGTTGGGCGTATTCCGCGCCTTGTTGAAGTCGATGCGGGAGCAAACGTTACCGCTGTTCCGCGCGCCGCTGCTGCCGTGGACGCTGCTCACTTGTTTTGTTCAGTTCGGAATATTTGCTAC aACTAATGGTTTTTACGTCTGGTTCCCCACGATCCTGAACTCGGTGGTGAACCACGATGGCGGACCGATGAGGATTTGTGATGTGCTGGCTTACAACAAACACGGAAATGATACTGAG GTTGGTTGTGACGACACTATGAACACAGCGACATTCGAACAATCCATCTACATCGGCCTCGTCTTCAGTTCCATGTACATCATCGTGGGATTCCTGGTCGACTTCATCGGAAAGAAGCTTATCCTGATCGTGGTTCTCAGTGCCACTGGATTGTGTGGGATTGGAGCTCATTTTGCGGCTAATACTCAATTAGCTGTGATTCTATTCGCCATCTTCCAAATGTCAGGAGCTTGCATTGGTTTGATGAATGCGGTGGCTGTGGAACTGTTCCCTACGAAATACAG GGCGATGGCGGTCTGCCTGTGCATGATGATGGGGCGCGCCGGCTCCATGGTGGGCTCCAACCTCATCGGCGTGTTCCTGCAGTCCAACTGCGGACTCAGCTTCTATCTGTTCGGGGGAATTCTTATTG tAAACGCCGCTTTCTGCATAACCCTTCCAAACAAGAAGAAAAACAACAGCCCAGCCAAGGAGATCCCAGCTGAACCGACCGAAAACGAAACTCACGAACCAGTATGA
- the LOC106136810 gene encoding uncharacterized protein LOC106136810, whose amino-acid sequence MSDCAGDNSKPRVAVLGGCGFIGRNLVEYLISNDLVSGVRVVDKTPPQLAFLNPNHSKVFEDPRVEYKSANLINPTSCASALDPGSDEPWGLVVNCAGETRVGQTEAVYSEGIYTLSFNVAKQCAKLKVPRLVEISSGYMNSKEKPHRESDPVNPWTIEATMKAKVEQELKKLEPELNYTIIRPAIVYGVGDRRSLTPRLLYGGIYKHLGETMKLLWTADLKMNTAHVRDVCRAVWLLSRRGDANHQIYNVVDDADSTQGSLAELVSQIFKINHDYYGTAISTLAKTDISGVAEEANDKHLTAWADICRKYQLEHSPLEPSAGHEMLLNKHVSLDGGKVREVMTMDVGKPTVENLLEVLEDYASMNLFPKELLL is encoded by the exons ATGTCTGATTGTGCCGGCGATAATTCAAAACCACGAGTTGCTGTTCTGGGAG GGTGTGGCTTCATCGGGCGAAACCTGGTGGAGTATCTTATAAGCAATGACTTGGTCAGCGGAGTTCGTGTTGTGGATAAAACCCCACCTCAGTTGGCATTCCTCAATCCAAATCATTCGAAAGTTTTCGAAGACCCCCGCGTGGAATACAAGAGCGCCAACCTAATAAATccta CGTCATGCGCCAGCGCACTCGATCCAGGGTCTGACGAGCCTTGGGGTCTGGTCGTCAATTGCGCAGGAGAAACCCGGGTGGGACAGACAGAAGCCGTGTACTCTGAGGGTATATATACCCTGAGCTTCAACGTGGCGAAGCAGTGTGCCAAGTTGAAGGTGCCCAGATTGGTTGAGATCTCAAGCGGATATATGAACAGTAAGGAAAAG cCACACAGAGAAAGTGATCCTGTCAACCCCTGGACGATAGAAGCCACCATGAAGGCCAAAGTGGAACAAGAACTGAAGAAATTGGAACCGGAACTGAACTACACTATAATTAGGCCCGCCATAGTGTACGGAGTCGGGGACCGGAGGAGTCTCA CCCCCCGCCTCCTTTACGGCGGTATATATAAGCATCTCGGCGAAACTATGAAGTTACTGTGGACTGCTGATCTCAAGATGAACACGGCGCACGTCAGGGACGTGTGTCGCGCCGTGTGGCTGCTGTCACGGCGCGGGGACGCCAACCACCAGATATACAATGTGGTGGACGACGCTGACAGCACACAG ggtAGCCTTGCGGAGCTTGTAAGCCAGATCTTCAAGATAAACCATGATTATTATGGTACAGCCATCTCTACGCTGGCTAAG acgGACATATCAGGCGTAGCAGAGGAAGCCAATGACAAACACTTAACCGCTTGGGCGGACATCTGCAGGAAATATCAATTGGAACACTCCCCGTTGGAGCCCAGCGCTGGGCACGAGATGCTGCTCAACAAACACGTCTCCCTGGACGGGGGGAAGGTCAGGGAGGTCATGACCATGGACGTGGGTAAACCTACCGTGGAAAATTTGCTAGAG GTACTAGAAGATTATGCGTCAATGAACCTCTTCCCGAAGGAGTTGCTCCTATGA
- the LOC106136780 gene encoding synaptic vesicle glycoprotein 2B, which produces MSLIKEKVTESKSKNCGFDDAVDITGFGKYNLLMLTTCCLLILAMYLDIFGFSVVLPVVGCDMELTTTQQGVLSAVPLIGVMLSSYVWGLAADTLGRRKTLLIAMPVGASFNLAATMAPGYTSLAILKFISASFTSSANAAAFVLIGESTPRRLRSRFMFLMASTTMFVQLIICAFALPVFHLSFRAHISFLSLDYRPWRLLMQIICLPGIIGVLGMACLHESPKFLLSKGRDDEAIEVLASMFSLNTGSKINTFPITKVYLDDAPRPDVSHNSVIQKIWNQTAPLFKPPLLKNSLKLYYLLLCAYMTSTGFTMWVPTITNAYFDGGDKDEQTFCQVASRAASSTNMTYTNCDDIIQPLTLYAVMCYSAATGFLTIALSFLVGPIGKRWTTLLVFTVSAASGILLLFIKLPILSIVFFYLFLHVALILGNVNTYLVELNPTHLRGMATCLSVVVARGFGFMSVQLIAKLLAEHCTPMIMGYVVLVVSGLVVAIILPSGNVHGS; this is translated from the exons ATGTCtcttattaaagaaaaagtgaccgaaagtaaaagtaaaaattgtgGATTTGATGATGCGGTGGATATAACTG GTTTTGGCAAATACAACTTGCTGATGCTGACTACCTGCTGCCTCCTCATCCTGGCGATGTACCTGGACATCTTTGGGTTCTCCGTGGTACTGCCAGTCGTGGGTTGCGACATGGAGTTAACCACTACACAACAGGGTGTTTTGTCTGCTGTACCTCTAATTG GGGTGATGCTCTCTTCATACGTGTGGGGTCTGGCCGCGGACACCCTGGGAAGGCGGAAGACCCTTCTAATAGCGATGCCAGTCGGGGCCAGTTTCAACTTGGCGGCTACCATGGCTCCGGGGTATACCAGCTTAGCAATTCTCAAGTTCATTTCGGCAAGCTT TACATCATCAGCAAACGCAGCAGCCTTCGTGCTGATTGGAGAGAGTACCCCACGGAGGCTTCGGAGCAGGTTCATGTTCCTCATGGCCAGCACCACCATGTTCGTTCAGCTCATCATATGCG CTTTTGCTTTACCAGTCTTCCATCTATCCTTCCGCGCTCACATCTCCTTCTTATCCCTGGATTACCGGCCCTGGAGGCTGCTCATGCAGATCATCTGTCTGCCTGGAATCATCGGGGTCTTGGGAATGGCCTGTCTTCATGAGAGCCCTAAATTTCTGCTCAGCAAGGGTAGAGATGACGAAGCTATTGAAGTCTTGGCATCCATGTTTAGTTTGAATACAGGAAGCAAGATTAATACTTTTCCT ATAACAAAGGTCTACTTAGACGACGCGCCAAGGCCGGATGTTAGCCACAATTCCGTCATACAGAAAATCTGGAACCAGACAGCTCCACTTTTTAAGCCGCCGCTCCTGAAGAACTCCCTCAAACTTTACTATCTACTGCTCTGCGCGTACATGAC ATCCACCGGATTTACGATGTGGGTGCCAACAATAACCAATGCGTATTTCGACGGCGGTGATAAAGACGAGCAGACCTTCTGCCAGGTGGCCAGCCGAGCTGCCAGTTCCACAAATATG ACTTACACGAACTGTGACGACATCATCCAACCCTTGACCCTCTACGCAGTCATGTGTTACTCCGCCGCCACTGGTTTCCTCACCATAGCTTTGTCCTTCCTCGTCGGTCCTATCGGCAAGAGATGGACCACGCTGTTAGTCTTCACCGTGTCTGCGGCTTCAGGGATATTACTGCTGTTTATAAAGCTGCCTATTTTGAGCATAgtgtttttctatttgttcCTCCATGTAGCTCTGATTTTGGGCAATGTGAACACGTATCTGGTGGAGTTGAACCCAACGCATTTGAG gggCATGGCTACTTGTCTGTCGGTGGTGGTGGCACGAGGGTTCGGTTTCATGAGCGTCCAGCTGATTGCCAAACTCCTGGCTGAACATTGCACGCCTATGATCATGGGCTACGTAGTACTTGTTGTAT CGGGACTTGTGGTGGCGATCATCCTGCCTTCTGGAAATGTTCACGGCAGTTGA
- the LOC106136771 gene encoding zinc finger protein 892 isoform X1: protein MPRNTVLCRVCLVTDLPMLTIADTPLQDVYEKITNTPVSKLNTLDLRPVLVCNMCCALLKKCHKLMLTSAKADNMLARILERHPNASKSSKKLLTLVKRKTKGLCDLLSITPIDYVDTSSYNTPIMVKTEFDNLENMVKCEPEELEDIVKQEIEFEKFDDITSEPENKPDECKLDLQNDEVMRSIQIEHECLSYKVNMKTVDDHNWHENLPDNETEELLLIDRKLGQKTRKLSVQEHSDTVDSISFPSTKEVKKIDINKRYFECNECQRRFSRKCHLETHMFVHYGGREKLATECYICHKRLCSKASFGRHMRTHTGEKPYACTFCSSRFKDSGVLKNHLRTHTGEKPYKCDVCERAFKQLNDLRRHARIHTGEKPYKCDICQRRFNEKSKVTRHAKRHYGEKLTKRDWLKLHKH, encoded by the exons ATGCCTCGAAATACAGTTTTGTGTAGAGTATGTCTGGTTACGGACTTGCCTATGTTAACCATAGCCGACACCCCTTTGCAGGatgtttatgaaaaaatcacTAACACTCCAGTAAGCAAA TTAAACACTCTTGATTTGAGACCAGTACTTGTTTGCAATATGTGCTGTGCTCTGCTAAAAAAGTGTCACAAATTAATGCTGACATCTGCAAAAGCCGATAATATGCTGGCTCGAATATTGGAGAGACATccaaat GCTTCTAAAAGTTCAAAGAAACTACTCACGCTAGTCAAACGCAAGACTAAAGGCCTCTGTGACCTGTTGAGCATTACTCCAATTGACTATGTAGATACCTCCTCATACAATACACCTATTATGGTGAAGACCGAATTTGATAACCTGGAAAATATGGTTAAGTGTGAGCCTGAGGAGTTAGAAGACATTGTAAAGCAGGAAATAGAGTTTGAAAAATTTGATG aCATTACATCTGAGCCAGAAAACAAACCTGACGAATGCAAGTTGGATTTACAAAATGATGAGGTAATGAGAAGCATCCAAATAGAACATGAATGTTTGAGTTATAAAGTTAATATGAAGACAGTAGACGACCACAACTGGCATG aaaatttaCCAGATAATGAAACTGAAGAGTTATTGCTCATTGACAGAAAGTTGGGacaaaaaacaagaaaactCAGTGTTCAGGAACATTCTGATACTGTTG attccatctctttcccatcaaCAAAAGAAGTAAAGAAAATTGATATCAATAAAAGGTACTTCGAGTGTAACGAATGTCAGCGTCGTTTCAGCCGAAAATGCCACTTGGAAACGCACATGTTTGTACATTATGGAGGTCGCGAGAAACTCGCAACCGAATGCTATATCTGCCACAAACGTTTATGCTCCAAAGCAAGCTTCGGCCGCCACATGAGGACTCACACAGGTGAGAAACCGTACGCCTGCACATTTTGCTCAAGTCGATTCAAAGATAGCggagttttaaaaaatcatctaCGCACACACACTGGGGAGAAACCTTATAAATGCGACGTTTGTGAACGCGCCtttaaacagctgaacgattTGAGACGACACGCGAGAATTCATACCGGTGAGAAACCATATAAATGTGATATTTGCCAGAGAAGGTTTAATGAGAAAAGTAAAGTGACGCGACATGCTAAAAGGCATTACGGTGAGAAACTCACGAAACGCGATTGGTTGAAACTTcacaaacattaa
- the LOC106136771 gene encoding zinc finger protein 892 isoform X2, producing MPRNTVLCRVCLVTDLPMLTIADTPLQDVYEKITNTPLNTLDLRPVLVCNMCCALLKKCHKLMLTSAKADNMLARILERHPNASKSSKKLLTLVKRKTKGLCDLLSITPIDYVDTSSYNTPIMVKTEFDNLENMVKCEPEELEDIVKQEIEFEKFDDITSEPENKPDECKLDLQNDEVMRSIQIEHECLSYKVNMKTVDDHNWHENLPDNETEELLLIDRKLGQKTRKLSVQEHSDTVDSISFPSTKEVKKIDINKRYFECNECQRRFSRKCHLETHMFVHYGGREKLATECYICHKRLCSKASFGRHMRTHTGEKPYACTFCSSRFKDSGVLKNHLRTHTGEKPYKCDVCERAFKQLNDLRRHARIHTGEKPYKCDICQRRFNEKSKVTRHAKRHYGEKLTKRDWLKLHKH from the exons ATGCCTCGAAATACAGTTTTGTGTAGAGTATGTCTGGTTACGGACTTGCCTATGTTAACCATAGCCGACACCCCTTTGCAGGatgtttatgaaaaaatcacTAACACTCCA TTAAACACTCTTGATTTGAGACCAGTACTTGTTTGCAATATGTGCTGTGCTCTGCTAAAAAAGTGTCACAAATTAATGCTGACATCTGCAAAAGCCGATAATATGCTGGCTCGAATATTGGAGAGACATccaaat GCTTCTAAAAGTTCAAAGAAACTACTCACGCTAGTCAAACGCAAGACTAAAGGCCTCTGTGACCTGTTGAGCATTACTCCAATTGACTATGTAGATACCTCCTCATACAATACACCTATTATGGTGAAGACCGAATTTGATAACCTGGAAAATATGGTTAAGTGTGAGCCTGAGGAGTTAGAAGACATTGTAAAGCAGGAAATAGAGTTTGAAAAATTTGATG aCATTACATCTGAGCCAGAAAACAAACCTGACGAATGCAAGTTGGATTTACAAAATGATGAGGTAATGAGAAGCATCCAAATAGAACATGAATGTTTGAGTTATAAAGTTAATATGAAGACAGTAGACGACCACAACTGGCATG aaaatttaCCAGATAATGAAACTGAAGAGTTATTGCTCATTGACAGAAAGTTGGGacaaaaaacaagaaaactCAGTGTTCAGGAACATTCTGATACTGTTG attccatctctttcccatcaaCAAAAGAAGTAAAGAAAATTGATATCAATAAAAGGTACTTCGAGTGTAACGAATGTCAGCGTCGTTTCAGCCGAAAATGCCACTTGGAAACGCACATGTTTGTACATTATGGAGGTCGCGAGAAACTCGCAACCGAATGCTATATCTGCCACAAACGTTTATGCTCCAAAGCAAGCTTCGGCCGCCACATGAGGACTCACACAGGTGAGAAACCGTACGCCTGCACATTTTGCTCAAGTCGATTCAAAGATAGCggagttttaaaaaatcatctaCGCACACACACTGGGGAGAAACCTTATAAATGCGACGTTTGTGAACGCGCCtttaaacagctgaacgattTGAGACGACACGCGAGAATTCATACCGGTGAGAAACCATATAAATGTGATATTTGCCAGAGAAGGTTTAATGAGAAAAGTAAAGTGACGCGACATGCTAAAAGGCATTACGGTGAGAAACTCACGAAACGCGATTGGTTGAAACTTcacaaacattaa